One segment of Sphingomonas qomolangmaensis DNA contains the following:
- a CDS encoding translocation/assembly module TamB domain-containing protein: MTDTIVHDQPDAPHDEHIVVRAPLWQRILKWVGIAIGVIALLLVVIVAVINTAPGRRFVADQINGYTLASGLNIQVGRIEGSLYGAMVLRDVRVRDQRGVFATSPSLAVDWRPFAFASNHVDIRSLTSPLVRVARLPELKETPSDPDAPLLPDLDIDVNRLAIERIELAPAVAGQRYIARIDSEVHIADRRAQITANAATIAAAGVAGGDRLTLALDAVPDDDRFDVDLKLNAPAGGMIGSMASLQAPLFLTIDGQGSWARWTGRLAGTLGGQSLANIGITARDGFFQVRGRAQPGAYLEGPVERLTSPALQVALDARLLENRRLDTQLRLRSDALAVSTQGLLDLGRSRFEGFRAEALLLTPGAILENLNGRAVRAQVALDGAFATPTVDYKLQAAAIGFGETVVEQLYAEGRATVNTDRILVPVSARAARVSGLNAAVGGLVTNVTINGDLAYSGDQILSDNLRIRSDRIDATAIIVADLGSGRYTGALKGRVNDYELASIGILDLTTDADVVATADGYGIRGRVVAQTKRLFNDGVRNFLGGNATTAANVSLGPDGIVRFDNLRLNAPQFRITRGSGQYDFAGPLLVNADAVSTQYGPISARVSGSVAAPVVLVRAPRPGVGVGLTNLVANIRGQGEGYAIKATGGTDYGPFNANVLLRTAPRLTADIRDTVFAGVNINGRIAATDAGPFTGALNFAGSGINGTARLGAVGRYQSANVSARAYNARIPGDAGLTIGRAIVDSSVVLYDDAPAMVFDAQVANFRQGEFVVTQARARGNYRGGNGTVTALARGSSGVPFEIAANARLSPNQYLVALKGTGNGIDFRTAQPARIVPVNGGYRLLPTRLDFDNGSARIAGTYGNGLSVQARLDKLDLAVANAFVPGLGLGGSASGSFAVTQAAGAAFPTGTARIEVANFTRSSLATVSAPVDIQAIGTLGSGRSDLRAIVQRGGATIGRVVAGFTPGSGGYAQAPLTGGIRYNGPSDVLFSLTGIADQQVSGPVGIAADFSGTVGAPRIAGVLRANNLTYENETYGTRLTAMRVNGRFNNDRFELTEVRATAGEGSVTAQGYVGLAANSGFPIDIRAKLDNARLARSDALGATATGNLRITNGADGGLIRGDILIPEARYQVIRQGAAEVAVLTGVRRRGDVVRAADDGDDTPSGPPGLFRLAINVRADNRLYVSGMGLESEWEANLRVGGTSAAPRITGTIEVVRGTYSFSGKRFDLTRGVISYEGNNLTNPNIAISASTTTEGVTAIINVTGTAQRPQVAFTSTPALAQDEVLSRVLFGSSVTNLSAIQAIQLASALNSLRGSGGGLNPLGELRQAGGIDRLRIVGGDEATGRGTALSAGQYLTDDIYVEIITDARGFTATQLEVALTKTLSVLSQTGSFGGSSVNFRYSRDY; the protein is encoded by the coding sequence ATGACCGACACTATCGTGCACGACCAACCCGACGCGCCGCACGACGAGCATATCGTCGTACGCGCGCCGCTGTGGCAGCGCATCCTGAAATGGGTCGGGATCGCGATCGGCGTCATCGCGCTGTTGCTGGTGGTAATCGTCGCGGTGATCAACACCGCGCCGGGCCGGCGCTTCGTCGCCGACCAGATCAACGGCTACACGCTGGCTTCGGGCCTCAATATCCAGGTCGGGCGGATCGAAGGGTCGTTGTACGGGGCAATGGTGCTGCGCGATGTGCGCGTTCGCGACCAGCGCGGGGTGTTCGCGACCTCGCCGAGCCTTGCGGTCGATTGGCGACCGTTCGCGTTTGCATCGAACCATGTCGATATCCGGTCGCTGACCAGCCCGCTGGTGCGTGTCGCGCGGCTGCCCGAATTGAAGGAAACGCCGAGCGATCCCGACGCGCCGTTGCTTCCCGATCTCGACATCGACGTGAACCGCCTGGCGATCGAGCGGATCGAGCTCGCTCCGGCAGTCGCCGGGCAGCGCTATATAGCGCGGATCGACAGCGAAGTGCATATCGCGGATCGCCGCGCGCAGATCACCGCCAACGCAGCGACGATCGCCGCGGCAGGGGTTGCCGGCGGCGACCGGCTGACATTGGCGCTCGACGCGGTCCCCGATGACGACCGGTTCGACGTCGATCTGAAGCTCAATGCCCCGGCGGGCGGGATGATCGGCAGCATGGCGTCGCTGCAGGCGCCGTTGTTCCTCACGATCGACGGGCAGGGGAGCTGGGCGCGCTGGACGGGCCGGCTGGCGGGAACGCTCGGCGGCCAGAGCCTTGCCAATATCGGCATCACCGCGCGCGACGGCTTCTTCCAGGTACGCGGCCGCGCGCAGCCCGGCGCCTATCTCGAAGGCCCGGTCGAGCGGCTGACGTCGCCCGCATTACAGGTCGCACTCGACGCGCGGCTGCTCGAGAACCGGCGCCTCGACACCCAGCTTCGGCTGCGGTCGGACGCGCTGGCGGTATCGACGCAGGGATTGCTCGATCTGGGGCGTAGCCGCTTCGAAGGCTTCCGCGCCGAAGCGTTGCTGCTGACCCCCGGCGCAATCCTCGAAAACCTCAATGGCCGCGCGGTGCGCGCGCAGGTCGCGCTCGACGGCGCGTTCGCGACGCCGACGGTCGACTATAAGCTGCAGGCGGCGGCGATCGGCTTCGGCGAAACCGTAGTTGAACAGCTCTACGCCGAAGGCCGCGCGACGGTGAACACGGATCGGATCCTGGTGCCGGTCAGCGCGCGTGCGGCGCGCGTCTCTGGGCTCAACGCCGCGGTGGGCGGCCTCGTCACCAACGTCACGATCAACGGCGACCTCGCCTATTCGGGCGATCAGATCCTGTCGGACAATCTGCGCATCCGATCGGATCGGATCGACGCCACCGCGATCATCGTCGCCGACTTGGGCAGCGGGCGCTACACCGGCGCGCTAAAGGGCCGGGTCAACGATTACGAGCTCGCCTCGATCGGCATTCTCGATCTCACCACCGACGCCGATGTCGTCGCCACCGCCGATGGCTATGGAATCCGCGGCCGCGTCGTCGCGCAGACCAAGCGGCTGTTCAACGATGGCGTCCGCAATTTCCTGGGTGGGAACGCCACCACCGCGGCGAACGTGTCGCTGGGGCCCGACGGGATCGTCCGCTTCGACAATCTGCGACTGAATGCGCCGCAATTCCGCATCACCCGTGGATCGGGGCAATATGATTTTGCCGGGCCATTGCTGGTCAATGCCGATGCAGTGTCGACCCAATATGGGCCGATCTCGGCGCGGGTGAGCGGCAGCGTCGCCGCCCCGGTCGTGCTGGTGCGTGCGCCACGCCCGGGGGTCGGCGTCGGCTTGACCAATCTGGTCGCGAACATCCGCGGCCAGGGCGAAGGCTATGCGATCAAGGCGACGGGCGGCACCGATTATGGCCCGTTCAACGCCAACGTCCTGCTGCGGACTGCGCCGCGCCTCACCGCCGATATCCGCGATACCGTATTCGCGGGGGTCAACATCAACGGGCGGATCGCGGCGACCGATGCGGGGCCGTTCACCGGTGCGCTGAACTTCGCCGGCTCGGGAATCAACGGAACCGCGCGCTTGGGTGCGGTCGGGCGTTACCAGAGCGCCAATGTCAGCGCGCGCGCCTATAACGCGCGGATTCCAGGCGATGCCGGGCTGACGATCGGGCGTGCGATCGTCGATAGCTCGGTGGTGCTGTACGACGATGCGCCCGCGATGGTGTTCGACGCGCAGGTCGCCAATTTCCGCCAGGGCGAGTTCGTCGTGACGCAGGCGCGCGCGCGCGGCAATTATCGCGGCGGCAACGGTACCGTGACCGCACTCGCGCGCGGTTCGTCGGGCGTGCCGTTCGAGATCGCGGCCAATGCACGATTGAGCCCGAACCAGTATCTCGTGGCGCTGAAGGGGACGGGCAACGGCATCGATTTCCGCACCGCGCAGCCCGCGCGGATCGTCCCGGTGAATGGCGGCTATCGACTGCTCCCGACACGGCTCGATTTCGACAACGGCTCGGCACGGATTGCCGGCACCTATGGCAACGGTCTGTCGGTGCAGGCACGGCTCGACAAGCTCGACCTGGCAGTCGCCAATGCGTTCGTCCCAGGGCTCGGGCTCGGCGGATCGGCTAGCGGCAGTTTCGCGGTAACGCAGGCGGCGGGTGCGGCATTCCCGACCGGCACTGCACGCATCGAGGTCGCCAACTTCACGCGATCGAGCCTCGCCACGGTTTCGGCCCCGGTCGATATCCAGGCAATCGGCACGCTGGGATCGGGGCGCAGCGACCTGCGCGCGATCGTCCAGCGCGGCGGCGCGACGATCGGCCGCGTCGTGGCAGGCTTTACCCCCGGCAGCGGCGGCTATGCGCAGGCGCCGTTGACCGGCGGCATCCGCTACAACGGCCCATCTGACGTGCTGTTCTCGTTGACGGGAATCGCCGATCAGCAGGTGTCGGGACCGGTCGGCATCGCCGCCGACTTCTCGGGCACCGTGGGGGCACCGCGGATCGCCGGCGTCCTGCGCGCGAACAACCTGACCTATGAGAACGAAACCTATGGCACGCGCCTGACCGCGATGCGGGTCAACGGTCGGTTCAACAATGATCGGTTCGAACTGACCGAGGTCCGCGCGACGGCGGGCGAGGGCAGTGTCACCGCGCAGGGGTATGTCGGGCTTGCCGCCAATAGCGGCTTCCCGATCGATATCCGCGCCAAGCTCGACAATGCGCGGCTGGCGCGTAGCGACGCGCTGGGCGCGACCGCGACGGGGAACCTGCGGATTACCAACGGTGCCGATGGCGGGCTGATCCGCGGCGATATCCTGATCCCCGAGGCGCGCTATCAGGTGATCCGCCAGGGTGCCGCCGAGGTCGCGGTGCTAACCGGCGTCCGCCGGCGCGGCGATGTCGTGCGGGCGGCCGACGATGGCGACGACACGCCATCGGGGCCACCGGGGCTGTTCCGGCTGGCAATCAACGTGCGCGCGGACAACCGGCTATACGTGTCTGGCATGGGGCTAGAATCCGAATGGGAGGCGAATCTTCGTGTCGGCGGTACCTCGGCAGCGCCGCGGATCACCGGGACGATCGAAGTCGTGCGCGGTACCTATTCCTTCTCGGGCAAGCGCTTCGACCTGACGCGCGGCGTGATCAGCTATGAGGGCAACAACCTCACCAACCCCAATATCGCGATTTCGGCGAGCACGACGACCGAGGGGGTAACGGCGATCATCAACGTCACCGGCACCGCGCAGCGGCCGCAGGTCGCGTTCACCTCGACCCCCGCACTGGCGCAGGACGAAGTGCTCTCGCGGGTGTTGTTCGGCAGCTCGGTGACGAACCTGTCGGCGATCCAGGCGATCCAGCTCGCCTCGGCGCTCAATTCGCTGCGCGGGTCGGGCGGTGGGCTCAATCCGCTGGGCGAGCTTCGCCAGGCGGGCGGGATCGACCGGCTGCGGATCGTCGGCGGCGACGAGGCGACCGGGCGCGGGACGGCATTGTCGGCGGGGCAGTATCTGACCGACGACATCTATGTCGAGATCATCACCGACGCGCGCGGCTTCACCGCGACCCAGCTCGAGGTCGCGCTGACCAAGACGCTGAGCGTGCTGTCACAGACCGGATCGTTCGGCGGGTCGAGCGTCAATTTCCGCTACTCGCGCGATTATTGA
- a CDS encoding flavin-containing monooxygenase, giving the protein MTVEHFDVVVVGAGLSGIGAGHYLRERCPDRSFVILEGRARMGGTWDLFRYPGIRSDSDMHTLGYAFKPWNEAKAIADGPSILRYIEETAHEDDLDSRIRYRERVVGADWSSADACWTLTVEAEGAGRRTYTCNFLHMCTGYYDYAKGYTPDFAGRDDFAGTIVHPQFWPADLDYAGKRVVVIGSGATAVTLVPELAKTAAHVTMLQRSPSYVVARPSHDRFANWLRTVAPSKVAYGVVRWRNVLLGQFFYGRTRKYPERTKKRLLGWVRGHLGPDYDVDTHFTPSYNPWDQRLCLVPDADLFETIKRGEASVVTGHIDRFTPTGIRLTNGEEVPADIIVTATGLELQLMADMPVTVDGTAIDFSQTLNYKGMMFSGVPNLAYSFGYTNASWTLKADLTAAYVCRLLNAMTKRGLRQATPVPGDTDAAAHPFLDFSSGYVQRALDRFPKQGARAPWKLHQSYARDLVALRFGSIDDDMVFSNPSRQKRAA; this is encoded by the coding sequence ATGACCGTTGAGCATTTCGACGTGGTGGTGGTGGGCGCCGGCCTGTCGGGAATCGGCGCGGGGCATTACCTACGCGAGCGCTGCCCCGATCGCAGCTTCGTCATCCTCGAAGGTCGCGCGCGGATGGGGGGCACCTGGGACCTGTTCCGCTATCCGGGGATCCGCTCGGACTCGGACATGCATACGCTCGGCTATGCGTTCAAGCCGTGGAACGAGGCCAAGGCGATCGCCGATGGCCCGTCGATCCTGCGCTATATCGAGGAAACCGCGCACGAGGACGATCTTGATTCGCGTATCCGCTATCGCGAGCGTGTGGTGGGGGCCGACTGGTCGAGCGCCGATGCGTGCTGGACGCTGACGGTGGAGGCAGAGGGGGCAGGGCGGCGGACCTACACCTGCAACTTCCTGCACATGTGCACCGGCTATTACGATTATGCCAAGGGCTACACCCCCGATTTTGCGGGGCGCGACGATTTCGCCGGCACGATAGTCCATCCGCAATTCTGGCCCGCCGACCTCGATTATGCGGGCAAGCGCGTGGTGGTGATCGGCAGCGGCGCAACCGCGGTGACCCTGGTGCCCGAACTCGCCAAGACTGCCGCGCATGTCACGATGCTCCAGCGCTCGCCGAGCTATGTCGTCGCGCGCCCCTCGCACGATCGCTTCGCCAATTGGTTGCGCACCGTCGCGCCGTCGAAGGTCGCTTATGGCGTGGTCCGCTGGCGCAACGTGCTGCTCGGGCAATTCTTCTACGGTCGCACGCGCAAATATCCCGAACGCACCAAGAAGCGACTGCTCGGCTGGGTGCGCGGGCATCTCGGCCCCGACTATGACGTCGATACCCATTTCACCCCGAGCTATAATCCCTGGGATCAGCGGCTATGCCTGGTCCCCGACGCCGATCTGTTCGAGACGATCAAGCGCGGCGAGGCGAGCGTCGTCACCGGGCATATCGATCGCTTCACGCCGACCGGCATCCGGCTGACCAATGGCGAGGAAGTGCCCGCCGACATCATCGTCACCGCGACCGGGCTCGAGCTGCAGCTGATGGCCGACATGCCGGTGACCGTCGACGGGACTGCGATCGATTTCAGCCAGACGCTGAACTACAAGGGGATGATGTTCAGCGGCGTGCCCAACCTCGCTTATTCGTTCGGCTATACCAACGCGTCGTGGACGCTGAAGGCCGACCTGACCGCGGCCTATGTCTGCCGGCTGCTCAACGCGATGACCAAGCGCGGGCTTCGCCAGGCGACGCCGGTACCCGGCGACACCGACGCCGCGGCGCATCCGTTCCTCGATTTCTCCTCGGGCTATGTCCAGCGCGCGCTCGATCGATTTCCCAAACAGGGCGCACGCGCGCCGTGGAAATTGCATCAGAGCTATGCGCGTGACCTGGTGGCGCTGCGCTTCGGCTCGATCGACGACGACATGGTGTTTTCGAACCCGTCGCGGCAGAAGCGTGCTGCGTGA
- the otsB gene encoding trehalose-phosphatase, with amino-acid sequence MNDDPQALLPPPGGLLRDASLFLDFDGTLVELQDRPDAVTADISLRDLIARLGAVLDGRLAIVTGRAIEHIEVMFDGLPFAVAGSHGVEFRWPDGRDLQPSLPPTLDAARAEVHAFAASREHVLVETKPFGVGLHYRMAPQHEDDARVLAERLADEHALHLQPGKMMIELRGATGDKGTAITRLMEDAPFAGTRPVFLGDDVTDEDGFHAVAALGGVGILVGDARPTAAGYRLADVAQVRAWLQDAAQVTA; translated from the coding sequence TTGAATGACGATCCCCAGGCGCTGTTGCCGCCGCCTGGGGGGCTGCTGCGCGACGCCAGCCTGTTCCTAGATTTCGACGGCACGCTGGTCGAATTGCAAGACCGTCCCGATGCGGTCACCGCCGACATCAGCTTGCGCGACTTGATTGCGCGGCTCGGCGCGGTGCTTGATGGCCGGTTGGCCATCGTTACCGGGCGCGCGATCGAGCATATCGAGGTGATGTTCGATGGACTGCCCTTCGCGGTGGCGGGCAGCCACGGCGTCGAGTTCCGCTGGCCCGACGGGCGCGACCTGCAGCCGAGCCTGCCGCCGACGCTCGACGCGGCGCGCGCCGAGGTCCACGCGTTTGCCGCCTCGCGCGAGCATGTGCTGGTCGAGACCAAGCCGTTTGGCGTCGGGCTGCATTACCGCATGGCGCCGCAGCATGAGGACGACGCGCGCGTGCTCGCCGAGCGGCTGGCCGACGAACATGCGCTGCATCTGCAACCGGGGAAGATGATGATCGAATTGCGCGGCGCCACTGGCGACAAGGGGACCGCGATCACGCGGCTGATGGAGGATGCGCCCTTCGCGGGGACGCGTCCGGTGTTCCTTGGCGACGACGTGACCGACGAGGATGGCTTCCACGCGGTGGCGGCGCTCGGCGGGGTGGGGATATTGGTGGGCGATGCGCGCCCGACCGCGGCGGGCTATCGCCTCGCCGACGTGGCGCAGGTGCGCGCCTGGCTGCAGGACGCCGCGCAGGTGACCGCATGA
- a CDS encoding glycoside hydrolase family 15 protein, whose product MTPTLDLWPIGNCQVSALVDRGARFVWGCVPRVDGDPTFSSLIDGRDPESDDAVGLWAIDLEDCVSIDQYYRQNTPILVSRMTDSQGGVIEVTDFCPRFERLGRTYRPVAFVRCVKPIAGSPRIRVRLRPTRNWGDSSVGRTSGSNHIRFLLDGIQLRLSTNAPVGMLEEERVFRVERPLHFFLGPDESFAGDLSTTVEEMLTYTTQHWQHWVRGLATPFEWQDVVIRSAITLKLCQYEETGAIVAALTTSIPEHAGSQRNWDYRYCWIRDAYYTVQALNRVGALDVLEGYLGYLRNIVDGAKGGDIQPLYGLLGEAALTEREAERLAGYRGMGPVRVGNQAYEQIQHDAYGQIVLSNVQAFFDQRLFRMAGIEDFEALERVGERAWELYDKPDAGLWELRTRQSVHTYSAAMCWAACDRLANAAGRIGLPDREKFWTGRANTMRATIEQSAWREDTQRLSATFSGDDLDASLIQLLDLRFLSPDDPRFRGTLKAVEEGLRRGSHMLRYDTEDDFGLPETAFNVCTFWLIEALHFTGRDADARALFDEMLSRRTAAGLLSEDIDPATGELWGNYPQTYSLVGMINCAVLLSKPWSAIR is encoded by the coding sequence ATGACCCCGACGCTCGATCTCTGGCCGATCGGCAATTGCCAGGTCAGCGCGCTCGTCGATCGCGGCGCGCGCTTCGTGTGGGGCTGTGTCCCCCGCGTCGACGGCGACCCGACCTTCTCCTCGCTGATCGACGGGCGCGATCCCGAATCGGACGATGCGGTGGGGTTGTGGGCGATCGACCTCGAGGACTGCGTCTCGATCGACCAATATTATCGCCAGAACACCCCGATCCTGGTCAGCCGGATGACCGATTCGCAGGGCGGGGTGATCGAGGTGACCGATTTCTGCCCGCGCTTCGAACGGCTGGGGCGCACCTATCGCCCGGTCGCCTTCGTGCGCTGCGTCAAGCCGATCGCGGGTAGTCCGCGGATCCGCGTGCGACTTCGACCGACGCGCAACTGGGGCGATTCCTCGGTCGGGCGGACCAGCGGGTCGAACCATATCCGCTTCCTCCTCGACGGCATCCAGCTGCGGCTGTCGACCAACGCGCCGGTGGGGATGCTCGAAGAAGAGCGCGTCTTCCGCGTCGAGCGGCCGCTCCACTTCTTCCTCGGCCCCGATGAAAGCTTCGCGGGCGATCTTTCGACCACGGTCGAGGAGATGCTGACCTATACCACCCAGCATTGGCAGCATTGGGTGCGCGGGCTGGCGACGCCGTTCGAATGGCAGGACGTGGTGATCCGATCGGCGATCACGCTGAAGCTTTGCCAATATGAGGAAACCGGCGCGATCGTCGCGGCGCTGACCACCTCGATCCCCGAACATGCCGGGTCGCAGCGCAACTGGGACTACCGCTATTGCTGGATCCGCGACGCCTATTACACGGTGCAGGCGCTCAACCGCGTCGGCGCGCTCGACGTGCTCGAGGGGTATCTGGGCTATCTGCGCAACATCGTCGATGGCGCCAAGGGCGGCGATATCCAGCCGCTGTACGGTCTGCTGGGCGAAGCCGCGCTGACCGAGCGCGAGGCCGAGCGGCTGGCGGGCTATCGCGGCATGGGGCCGGTTCGCGTCGGCAACCAGGCCTATGAGCAGATCCAGCATGACGCCTATGGCCAGATCGTGCTGTCGAACGTCCAAGCGTTCTTCGACCAGCGATTGTTCCGCATGGCGGGGATCGAGGATTTCGAAGCGCTCGAGCGCGTCGGCGAACGCGCTTGGGAATTGTACGACAAGCCCGATGCCGGGCTGTGGGAGCTGCGCACAAGGCAATCGGTGCATACCTATTCGGCGGCGATGTGCTGGGCGGCGTGCGATCGCCTGGCCAATGCGGCGGGGCGGATCGGCCTGCCTGATCGCGAGAAGTTCTGGACCGGGCGCGCCAACACGATGCGCGCGACGATCGAGCAATCGGCGTGGCGCGAGGATACCCAGCGGCTGTCGGCGACGTTTTCGGGCGACGATCTCGACGCCAGCTTGATCCAGTTGCTCGATCTGCGCTTCCTTTCGCCCGACGACCCGCGCTTCCGCGGGACGCTCAAGGCGGTCGAGGAAGGGCTGCGGCGCGGCAGCCATATGCTGCGCTACGACACCGAAGACGATTTCGGCCTGCCCGAAACCGCGTTCAATGTGTGCACCTTTTGGCTGATCGAGGCGTTGCATTTCACCGGGCGTGACGCCGATGCGCGCGCGTTGTTCGATGAGATGCTCTCGCGGCGCACCGCCGCCGGGCTGTTGTCGGAGGATATCGACCCCGCCACCGGGGAATTATGGGGCAACTATCCCCAGACCTATTCGCTGGTCGGCATGATCAATTGTGCCGTCCTGCTGAGCAAACCATGGAGTGCCATTCGTTGA
- a CDS encoding alpha,alpha-trehalose-phosphate synthase (UDP-forming) gives MSRLIIISNRVSAPTDSNSGAQGGLAVALAAALREYKGMWFGWSGETTDHFTGHINFQRAQGVTTATVDLEEQDIDEYYNGYANRTLWPLFHYRIDLAEYERGFAGGYQRVNDRFADTVRPLIDPDDVVWIQDYHMFPLGSSLRARGCKNRIGFFLHIPWPPRRLLGVLPEAAELVRHLFDYDVIGFHTEEWLESFCDYAIVELGATLDGHTLTLGERVLHVMADPIGIDATEFIEASHSPTARLAFRRMRDSAVGRDMIVGVDRLDYSKGLEERFLGYERFLKTYPEERKEVFLLQIAPPSRGAVESYQKIRAALEGMSGRINGAFADVDWVPIRYVNQGYPRDQLAGIYRAARIGLVTPLRDGMNLVAKEYVAAQDPEDPGVLILSRFAGAATQLQGGAILINPYSAEEISDAIVQALKMPRDERITRWRTMMDNVVNEDVVWWRKRFTQALMGDAKVGE, from the coding sequence TTGAGCCGCCTCATCATCATCTCCAATCGCGTATCCGCGCCGACTGACTCGAATTCGGGGGCGCAAGGTGGGTTGGCGGTGGCGTTGGCGGCGGCGTTGCGAGAATATAAGGGGATGTGGTTCGGCTGGTCGGGCGAGACCACCGACCACTTCACCGGCCATATCAACTTCCAGCGCGCGCAGGGGGTCACCACCGCCACCGTCGACCTCGAAGAGCAGGACATCGACGAATATTATAACGGCTATGCCAACCGAACGCTGTGGCCGCTGTTTCACTACCGCATCGACTTGGCCGAATATGAGCGCGGTTTCGCGGGGGGCTATCAACGGGTCAATGATCGCTTCGCCGATACCGTCCGTCCGTTGATCGACCCCGACGACGTCGTCTGGATCCAGGACTATCACATGTTTCCGCTCGGCAGCTCGCTGCGCGCGCGCGGGTGCAAGAACCGGATCGGCTTCTTCCTCCACATCCCCTGGCCGCCGCGGCGCTTGCTGGGGGTATTGCCCGAGGCGGCCGAGCTGGTGCGGCATCTGTTCGACTATGACGTCATCGGTTTCCACACCGAGGAATGGCTCGAAAGCTTCTGCGACTATGCAATCGTCGAACTCGGCGCGACGCTCGACGGGCACACGCTGACGCTGGGCGAGCGCGTGCTGCACGTGATGGCCGATCCGATCGGCATCGATGCGACCGAGTTCATCGAAGCGTCGCACAGCCCCACTGCGCGGCTGGCGTTTCGGCGGATGCGCGACAGCGCGGTGGGGCGCGACATGATCGTCGGGGTCGACCGGCTCGATTATTCGAAGGGGCTCGAGGAGCGCTTCCTCGGCTATGAACGCTTCCTCAAAACCTATCCCGAAGAGCGCAAGGAAGTGTTCCTGCTCCAGATCGCGCCCCCCTCGCGCGGCGCGGTCGAGAGCTATCAGAAGATCCGTGCTGCGCTCGAGGGGATGTCGGGACGTATCAACGGCGCCTTCGCCGATGTCGATTGGGTGCCGATCCGCTATGTGAACCAGGGTTATCCGCGCGACCAGCTGGCGGGAATCTATCGCGCCGCGCGGATCGGGCTGGTGACGCCGCTGCGCGACGGGATGAACCTGGTCGCGAAGGAATATGTCGCCGCGCAGGATCCCGAGGATCCCGGCGTGCTGATCCTATCGCGCTTCGCGGGCGCGGCGACCCAGCTGCAGGGCGGGGCGATCCTGATCAACCCCTACAGCGCCGAGGAGATCAGCGACGCGATCGTCCAGGCGCTCAAAATGCCGCGCGACGAGCGGATCACGCGCTGGCGCACGATGATGGACAATGTCGTCAACGAAGACGTAGTGTGGTGGCGCAAGCGCTTCACGCAGGCGCTGATGGGGGATGCCAAGGTCGGCGAGTGA